The segment ACGCCCCCAGCGGCACTAAACTGGCTCTCGCCAATCGTTTTGCAAATCCGCACGGGCGGAAGAGCGCGGGCGTAGCTCAGTTGGTAGAGCGCTAGCTTCCCAAGCTGGATGTCGAGGGTTCGAATCCCTTCGCCCGCTTTCGACTTACGATTTTCCTGGCAGGAAACCCTGGCAGGAAATGAAAGCTCTCCCGAGCCCGGTTGCTGCCGAGCTCGGGAGTAACGCAGCAGACCTTTCGATCCGCTGGTTGCCACCAGTAGTGACCACTTTTTGGTTTGGATCGGGAGGTCTGCTTTATGCCACGCCCGCGCAAGCCCTGGTATCGCCGCGACCGCAGCGCTTTCTACGTCGAATTCCAGGGCCGGCAAATTCTGCTGGCCAAAGGTCCGCCAGATGCGGAGACCCGGCAAGTTGCCGAGCAAAAGTTTCACGCCTTGATGGCCGAGTGTCTGGCCAACCCGCCGGTCGACGGCGGCAATCCGACCGTCGCATCGCTGGTCGACGCGTTTCTCGATTACTCGCAGAAACACGATGCCGAAAGCACGCACTATGAACGCAAGCTTTACCTGGAAAAGTTTGTTGACGATCGCGGCCGAAAATTGGTGCGCGACTGCAAGCCCTACGATCTGACGAGCTGGATCGACGCCCATTCGACTTGGCACAGCGACGCCACGAAATCCTACGCCGTGCGGACGGTCAAGCGAGCCTTCAACTGGGCAGTCGAGCAGGGACTGATTCCTCACAATCCCTTCGATCGAGTGCGGCAGCGTAGTGGCGGCCGGCGACGGCCTATGACCGAGGTTGAATTCAAGAGCCTGCTGAAGACGATCGGCCGACGCAGCCGCATCGGCGAATTGCTTCGATTCGTAGCGCTCACCGGCTGTCGCTCGGGCGAAGCTCGCCTGCTGCGCTGGCGCGAGGTGGACCTTCATTCCTCGGTCGCCTGCCTCAGCAAGCACAAGACAGCCCGGACGCTTCGAGAGCCCAAGCCCAGGGTCATTCGGCTGGTCGCTGATGCCGTGAAGCTGCTGAACCAAATCCGTCGCCGCAACGACCATGCGGATTTCGTGTTTGTCTCCAGCCTCAAGCGACCCTGGCGGCGCTGCTCGATTCAGCAAGCCATCCGGCGCGCTCGACGCGCGGCGAACCTGCCCGAGGACGTCGTCCTTTACGGCTTGCGCCATCGCTTCGGCACTGAATCGATTAAACACGGGAACGACCTCAAGACGACCGCCGAATTGATGGGGCATTCGACAACCCGGATGACGGAACACTACGTCCACTTCGCCGGCGAGGACGCGCACTTGGACGCGGCGACGCGGCGGGCAGCCAGCTGGGCAAAAGGTGCTTGAACGGAGCCCCAAGCTCGACCTGGGTACGTTGCCGCCGAGTCGGTTCTCCGGCGCGGGTCTCCGCGGCTGCGATGTATTCCTGGAGCGCGGATTTTTCGATGCGGTATACGCCGCGGCCCGCGCCCGGCAGTTTCCATGCCTTCAAATGGCCAAGCCGGATGGCATTGCGAATATGCCCATCGGCCACTCGAAGCGCTGCAGCAACCTCGCGCACCGTCAGCACGTCCGGAAGCTGCCGCCATATGCCCGCGGCCGGCAACGACTCATTGACTGAGGTGCAAACGCGTTCGGCTTGGGAATCTTGGTCGGACATGGCGAAAATCACCTTTCGACGCCGTGAGGCGCGTTTTTGGTGATCTTTCGCCGAGCCGGAGGTGGGTCACAACCGGTGCGGGGCTCATGCAAGCGTCTTTGCCTGCGGGCGTCAGCCGTCTCGCCGCCGGCGCCCACCCTAGGTCGAGCGCCCGCTCATGATGCGACTTCACGGCCTTGCCGATCGCTTTGCTTCGCTTCTGCTGGGGAAATCTGCGAACCGTTCTCGTCCGGATGAGCGCCGGCCGTTGCCAATAACTATCGTCCGCTTCCTTCGGCTTGGCAAGCAGATTTTCCCGGTCCAGAGCGCTGAAACGCCACGTCGGAGTGGCAGACTTCCTTTGCGGCGCGCTGCCCACGCCAGCTCCAGATCTGATGGCATCGTGGTTTTATCGATCGAGCTGCACTGCCAACCAGGCGGCAAACGCTCATCGGAGATTTTCTTTTTTTGCCGAATAGGTCGCACGCTGCCGACCGAGCTTGCCCAGAATTGGCGAACCGGCCGGGACTTGGCTAGACTTCTCGCTAGGAGACGGCTCGGTTGCCGTCGATCTAGAACCACCCGCAGGAGACACTTTCGAAGCCGTGCGTAGCCGCGGCAATGAAACAACTTGTACGACGCGTTAGCGTCGAGTTCTGCTTCCACAGAAACGACCAACCTGAGCCGCAAAGCTCTTGATGCAAAGAAGCAGTGCTTGACCTGCGCCCCGAAAGGGGCGTCGGGCCAGGTGCTGTTCTTTGCGCCCCTTGGTCGGGGTCTGTGGAGCGGCCTTGGTTTCGACGCCCTCTTTTTTGCGCCGTTTGCAACTGCTCTCACGCAGAGGTTTCAACAATGGCTCGGTCGCATTTTAGGATCTGGTTCGAAGATGAACTCCGCCGGCAAACGGGGAGGCGGCTACAGTGGCCACAGCTGATGCGAGCGCTTATACGTGACGAGGTCAATCGCATCCGCGAGGACGGCGCGCCATATGAGGGTGCCGCTGTGTTCATTGATCGTGATGCAGTCGCATCGGGTTACGCCGACCGGCCGGACCAGCATCGCGAAGACCTCTCGGTCTATCGGCTCTACACGCTTGTTCACCGGCAGGCGGCTGGTTGTTTGACGGTGGGAGACCAGCCAGTTTGGCTGGTGACATGCCAAGTGCCGAATCAAGGGCACTACTCTC is part of the Pirellulales bacterium genome and harbors:
- a CDS encoding tyrosine-type recombinase/integrase translates to MPRPRKPWYRRDRSAFYVEFQGRQILLAKGPPDAETRQVAEQKFHALMAECLANPPVDGGNPTVASLVDAFLDYSQKHDAESTHYERKLYLEKFVDDRGRKLVRDCKPYDLTSWIDAHSTWHSDATKSYAVRTVKRAFNWAVEQGLIPHNPFDRVRQRSGGRRRPMTEVEFKSLLKTIGRRSRIGELLRFVALTGCRSGEARLLRWREVDLHSSVACLSKHKTARTLREPKPRVIRLVADAVKLLNQIRRRNDHADFVFVSSLKRPWRRCSIQQAIRRARRAANLPEDVVLYGLRHRFGTESIKHGNDLKTTAELMGHSTTRMTEHYVHFAGEDAHLDAATRRAASWAKGA